One window of the Gambusia affinis linkage group LG01, SWU_Gaff_1.0, whole genome shotgun sequence genome contains the following:
- the LOC122829507 gene encoding LOW QUALITY PROTEIN: NACHT, LRR and PYD domains-containing protein 9A-like (The sequence of the model RefSeq protein was modified relative to this genomic sequence to represent the inferred CDS: inserted 1 base in 1 codon; deleted 1 base in 1 codon; substituted 5 bases at 5 genomic stop codons), with the protein MLLVTSTSKIELSFHTKLMQEFVLAVAFFLDPSTHEDAEKMLDNHKGCSKFLDFFMSGLSEPVQYRLLEDLXEMFSSDQIKGFKSRSEKTLKKHDKSKHYXCFHLLHQAQNESLIKEILNRPAHPGIFHENLSLQDGHAALNYIITSLAIVVSRTTILREMTEVLAPSVSLSSCCSNHKDSILLLGSAVSLGXLSHSDLRDEKLQILCAGLREAKLHGGVEAFCKVLRQPLCKLRSLGLLDNGLTGACCSRLKEVFMSEHCSPSELDLSLNNLRQQGALLLCHDLKSPSCPIEILNLTXCELTTAVFEELSSVLKNGICQIKTLLLAINNVEDHGVKYLXDALAHPNRLLEELSVEMTKXTDACVEDLCAALRASHTLKLLELRNNSLTNTAHSLKERSNTTITAFIALLSRKLWDV; encoded by the exons ATGCTTCTGGTGACCAGTACAAGCAAAAT AGAGCTCTCCTTCCACACCAAACTGATGCAGGAGTTTGTCTTGGCTGTGGCTTTCTTTTTGGACCCGTCGACACACGAAGATGCGGAGAAGATGCTGGATAATCACAAAGGTTGTTCAAAGTTTCTAGATTTCTTTATGTCAGGCCTCTCTGAGCCGGTCCAGTACAGATTGCTGGAAGACTTATAGGAAATGTTCAGCTCTGATCagattaaaggttttaaaagcaGATCAGAGAAAACACTGAAGAAGCACGACAAATCTAAACACTACTGATGTTTCCATTTGCTGCATCAAGCCCAGAACGAGAGTTTGATAAAGGAAATCCTCAACCGTCCTGCACACCCGGGCATCTTTCATGAAAACCTGAGCCTCCAGGACGGT CATGCAGCTCTGAATTACATAATCACAAGTCTGGCTATTGTTGTATCCAGAACAACAATATTAAGAGAAATGACGGAGGTCTTGGCTCCATCTGTGAGTCT CTCGTCATGCTGCTCCAATCATAAAGACTCCATCCTTCTGCTGGGTTCAGCTGTCAGCCTGG AGCTTTCTCATTCCGATCTCAGAGATGAAAAGTTGCAAATTCTCTGTGCGGGATTAAGAGAGGCCAAGCTACATGG TGGAGTTGAAGCTTTCTGCAAAGTCCTCCGACAGCCTCTTTGTAAACTGCGGAGCCTCGG ATTGCTTGACAACGGTTTGACAGGTGCATGCTGCTCCAGGTTGAAGGAGGTCTTCATGTCTGAACACTGCTCTCCGTCAGAGCTTGACCTGTCATTGAATAATTTGagacagcagggggcgctgctgctTTGCCATGACCTCAAATCACCCAGTTGCCCCATAGAAATCCTGAA CTTGACATGATGCGAGTTAACCACAGCAGTCTTCGAGGAACTGAGCTCAGTTCTTAAAAATGGAATATGCCAAATCAAAACTCTACTTTTAGCCATCAACAACGTGGAAGACCATGGCGTTAAATATCTCTGAGATGCTCTTGCACATCCAAACCGATTGTTGGAGGAACTGAG CGTGGAAATGACCAAATAGACGGATGCCTGTGTTGAAGACCTGTGTGCTGCTCTCAGAGCCAGTCATACCCTGAAACTCCTGGAGCTGAGAAACAACTCTCTCACTAACACTGC CCATTCATTAAAGGAAAGATCCAACACTACAATCACTGCATTTATTGCACTTTTATCAAGAAAACTTTGGGATGTTTga